In Myripristis murdjan chromosome 9, fMyrMur1.1, whole genome shotgun sequence, the following proteins share a genomic window:
- the LOC115365471 gene encoding membrane-associated phosphatidylinositol transfer protein 2-like isoform X3, giving the protein MLIKEYRIPMPMSVEEYRIAQLYMIQKKSREESCGEGSGVEILENKPYTDGPGGTGQYTHKVYHIGMHIPSWFRSILPKAALRVEEESWNAYPYTRTRYTCPFVEKFSIDIETYYKPDTGNQADVFNMSAAEKRQRTIADPIDIVTDPIPPHEYKAEEDPRLYKSVKTQRGPLRDDWIEEYNNNPGKTPIMCAYKLCKVEFRYWGMQSKIERFIHDVGLRKVMVRAHRQAWCWQDEWYGLTIEDIRQLELETQLALARKMAQFSQAEEATEASVGAPSPDKDQEVQEAISSIEAEEVVVSTGGETLQARVSPSSHSISEWRMQSIARDSDDSSDEEFFDAHEDFSDNEEVFPKEIAKWNSNDLMDKIEAADTEGTPGELYKEMTVDYERAASEERLDEDSSSQQCLQPSKIHVLILVLHGGNILDTGGGDQNSKQADVNTISSAFDTVMRVHYPAALGRIAIRLVPCPAICAEAFSLVSNLSPYSYDEGCLSSSQDHIPLAALPLLATCAPQYQEAVATVIIRANQVYTDFIKSLDGAAFSGQVCLIGDCVGGILGFDALCSSNQTVNESQNSSRRGSLVSVQDQDLLSPGIIINSGHGLASPTLEGSRHLSRSNIDIPRSSAPDDTKKQLPRKRSDSSTYELDTIKQHQAFLSSLHSSVLRNDPTSRRSSSSTMLDGGSLGKFDFEVSDFFLFGSPLGLVLALRKTVIPVLDVAQLRPACQQVYNLFHPADPSASRLEPLLERKFHLLPPFNVPRYQRFPLGDGNSALLADVVQSHGGVFMDSSYPSSPVTGPHCRGVRRASEVSIASQVSGMADSYTATNIANTQSCQINQSKKLSLLSQLALSSQNKFFPRSPPNSCRKAETGQIPGSPETNLVTELESDADASEGLSPTDQFQRCLSAGLDFAISDLVSLDSQAEVEQVAARWWGTKRMDFALYCPDALTAFPTVALPHLFHASYWESTDVVSFLLRQVMRHENSSILELDGKEVSEFTPSKPREKWLRKRTHVKIRNVTANHRVNDAVFTEDCQQVVTGRFMYGPLDMVTLTGEKVDLHIMTQPPSGEWVYFDTEVTNSSGRVSFVIPESKRLGIGVYPVKMVVRGDHTFADSYLTVLPRGTEFVVFSIDGSFAASVSIMGSDPKVRAGAVDVVRHWQDLGYLIIYVTGRPDMQKQRVVAWLSQHNFPHGIVSFCDGLVHDPLRHKANFLKSLTEAHMKIFAGYGSTKDISVYTSIGLSPSQIYIVGRPSKKMQHQCQFITEGYAAHLSQLEYNHRSRPAKTSSARMVLRKGSFGLGANSDFLRKRNHLLRTISSQPAPSSPTGSGHSKPERTQSQSDSERLERERLERAHSQGHGPGPAQRSMSITASCWGRSSSTKLEPGLFSPK; this is encoded by the exons ATACACCTGTCCCTTTGTCGAGAAGTTCTCCATTGATATTGAGACGTACTACAAGCCTGACACAGGCAACCAGGCAGATGTGTTCAACATGTCTGCagcagagaagagacagaggactATTG CAGACCCTATCGACATTGTGACAGATCCTATCCCCCCCCATGAGTACAAAGCGGAAGAGGACCCGCGGCTCTACAAGTCAGTCAAGACGCAGAGGGGTCCTTTGCGGGACGACTGGATCGAAGAGTACAACAATAACCCAGGGAAGACCCCCATCATGTGTGCCTACAAACTGTGTAAGGTGGAGTTCCGCTACTGGGGGATGCAGTCTAAGATCGAGCGCTTCATCCACGATGTCG GACTGAGGAAGGTGATGGTGCGTGCCCACCGGCAGGCCTGGTGCTGGCAGGACGAATGGTACGGTCTGACCATCGAGGACATCAggcagctggagctggagacCCAGCTGGCCTTGGCAAGGAAGATGGCCCAGTTCAGCCAGGCAGAGGAGGCTACCGAGGCCAGCGTGGGCGCCCCATCACCAGACAAAGACCAGGAGGTCCAGGAGGCGATCAGCTCCATCGAAGCTGAGGAGGTGGTTGTCAGCACAGGAGGAGAGACTCTCCAGGCACGAG tgagcCCGTCGAGTCACAGCATCTCTGAGTGGAGGATGCAGAGCATAGCTCGAGACTCGGACGACAGCTCGGACGAGGAGTTTTTCGACGCTCATG AGGACTTCTCAGACAACGAAGAAGTCTTCCCGAAGGAGATCGCCAAGTGGAACTCCAATGATCTCATGGACAAGATTGAAGCTGCAGACACAGAGGGAACTCCTG gtgagctGTACAAGGAAATGACAGTGGACTATGAAAGAGCAGCCAGTGAGGAAAGACTGGACGAG GACAGCTCCTCCCAGCAGTGTCTGCAGCCTTCCAAGATCCACGTGCTGATCTTGGTCCTGCATGGAGGGAACATCCTGGACACAGGCGGAGGAGACCAGAACAGCAAGCAGGCTGACGTCAACACAATCAGTTCTGCATTTGACACAGTCATGCGTGTTCACTACCCTGCTGCGCTGGGACGCATTGCTATCCGCTTGGTGCCCTGCCCTGCCATCTGCGCCGAGGCCTTCTCCCTGGTGTCCAA CCTGAGCCCGTACAGTTACGATGAGGGCTGTTTGTCCAGTAGCCAGGACCACATCCCTCtggcagctctgcctctgctggCCACCTGCGCCCCGCAGTACCAGGAGGCCGTTGCTACTGTCATCATCCGAGCCAACCAGGTGTACACAGACTTCATAAAGTCTCTGGACGGGGCAGCCTTCTCGGGCCAG GTGTGCCTCATCGGAGACTGTGTGGGAGGAATACTGGGGTTTGATGCATTGTGCAGCAGCAACCAGACAGTAAATGAAAGCCAGAACAGCAGCCGCAGGGGCAGTCTTGTGAGTGTGCAG GACCAGGATCTTCTCTCTCCAGGGATCATCATCAACAGCGGGCACGGATTGGCCTCTCCGACCTTGGAGGGCAGCCGCCACCTTAGCCGCAGCAACATCGACATCCCTCGCTCCAGTGCACCTGACGACACTAAGAAGCAGCTACCACGCAAGAGAAGCGACTCCTCGACCTATGAACTAGACACCATAAAACAACACCAGGCCTtcctgtccag CTTACACTCCAGTGTCTTGCGGAACGATCCGACCTCGCGgcggtccagcagcagcaccatgctggacGGAGGCTCCCTAGGGAAGTTTGACTTTGAAGTGTCCGACTTCTTCCTGTTCGGCTCTCCCCTGGGTTTGGTACTCGCCCTGAGGAAGACTGTCATTCCTGTGTTGGACG TGGCCCAGCTGCGACCAGCCTGCCAGCAGGTCTACAACCTGTTCCACCCCGCCGACCCCTCAGCTTCTCGTCTGGAGCCGCTCCTGGAGAGAAAGTTTCACCTCCTGCCGCCTTTCAACGTACCACGCTACCAACGCTTTCCCCTGGGAGACGGCAACTCAGCTCTATTGG CGGATGTTGTTCAGTCTCATGGTGGTGTCTTCATGGACAGTTCGTACCCCTCCTCCCCTGTAACGGGCCCCCACTGCCGGGGCGTACGGAGGGCCAGTGAGGTCAGCATTGCCAGCCAGGTCTCAGGAATGGCAGACAGTTACACTGCCACCAACATAGCCAACA CGCAATCATGCCAAATTAACCAATCCAAAAAGCTCAGCCTTTTGTCCCAACTGGCCTTGTCGTCACAAAACAAATTCTTCCCGAGAAGTCCTCCTAATTCCTGTAGGAAAGCAGAGACTGGCCAGATCCCTGGATCTCCAGAGACAAATCTAGTGACAGAGCTGGAGTCTGACGCAGATGCTAGTGAAGGTCTAAGTCCCACTGACCAGTTTCAGAGGTGCCTGTCAGCTGGCCTGGACTTTGCTATATCTGACCTGGTCTCATTGGACTCCCAGGCTGAAGTGGAGCAAG TTGCAGCACGTTGGTGGGGAACCAAGCGGATGGACTTTGCCCTGTACTGCCCTGATGCTCTGACTGCTTTCCCCACCGTGGCTTTACCACACCTCTTCCATGCATCTTACTGGGAGTCCACTGACGTTGTGTCCTTTCTCTTGAGACAG GTCATGAGGCATGAAAACTCCAGCATCCTTGAACTAGATGGAAAAGAGGTGTCAGAATTCACCCCTTCCAAACCTCGAGAGAAGTGGCTCCGGAAGAGGACCCACGTGAAGATCAGG AATGTGACAGCCAACCACCGTGTGAATGACGCCGTGTTCACCGAAGACTGCCAGCAGGTTGTGACCGGTCGCTTCATGTACGGCCCTCTGGacatggtcactctgactgggGAGAAG GTCGACCTCCACATCATGACCCAGCCTCCATCAGGAGAATGGGTGTACTTTGACACCGAGGTGACCAACAGTAGTGGCCGAGTGTCTTTTGTTATCCCGGAGAGCAAGCGCCTGGGCATCGGTGTCTATCCTGTTAAAATGGTTGTCAG GGGAGACCACACATTTGCAGACAGCTATTTAACAGTTCTGCCCcgtggaactgagtttgtggtGTTCAGCATAGACGGCTCATTTGCTGCCAGTGTGTCCATCATGGGCAGTGACCCTAAAGTGCGGGCGGGAGCCGTGGATGTAGTCAG GCACTGGCAGGATTTGGGCTATCTGATCATTTATGTGACGGGACGTCCAGACATGCAGAAGCAGCGCGTGGTGGCCTGGTTGTCTCAGCACAACTTCCCTCATGGTATCGTGTCCTTCTGCGACGGCCTGGTCCACGACCCGCTCCGACACAAGGCCAACTTCCTCAAGTCCCTGACTGAG GCTCACATGAAGATTTTTGCTGGCTACGGCTCAACCAAAGACATCTCAGTCTACACCTCCATCGGCCTCTCGCCCTCCCAAATATACATCGTTGGTCGACCCTCCAAGAAGATGCAGCATCAGTGCCAG TTTATCACAGAGGGCTATGCAGCCCACCTGTCCCAGCTGGAGTACAACCACCGCTCCCGGCCCGCCAAGACCAGCAGTGCCCGCATGGTGCTACGTAAAGGCAGCTTTGGCTTGGGCGCCAACAGCGACTTCTTGAGGAAGCGAAACCACCTGTTGCGCACCATCTCCTCCCAGCCGGCCCCCAGCTCCCCAACAGGCAGCGGCCACAGCAAACCGGAGCGCACGCAGAGCCAGTCAGACAGTGAGCGGCTGGAGCGGGAGCGGCTGGAGCGCGCTCACAGCCAGGGTCACGGCCCGGGACCGGCCCAGCGCAGCATGAGCATCACGGCCAGCTGCTGGggccgcagcagcagcacgaAGCTAGAACCAGGCCTTTTCAGCCCCAAATGA
- the LOC115365471 gene encoding membrane-associated phosphatidylinositol transfer protein 2-like isoform X1 — MLIKEYRIPMPMSVEEYRIAQLYMIQKKSREESCGEGSGVEILENKPYTDGPGGTGQYTHKVYHIGMHIPSWFRSILPKAALRVEEESWNAYPYTRTRYTCPFVEKFSIDIETYYKPDTGNQADVFNMSAAEKRQRTIADPIDIVTDPIPPHEYKAEEDPRLYKSVKTQRGPLRDDWIEEYNNNPGKTPIMCAYKLCKVEFRYWGMQSKIERFIHDVGLRKVMVRAHRQAWCWQDEWYGLTIEDIRQLELETQLALARKMAQFSQAEEATEASVGAPSPDKDQEVQEAISSIEAEEVVVSTGGETLQARGVLTKQWSTSSRSSRSSKRGVSPSSHSISEWRMQSIARDSDDSSDEEFFDAHEDFSDNEEVFPKEIAKWNSNDLMDKIEAADTEGTPGELYKEMTVDYERAASEERLDEDSSSQQCLQPSKIHVLILVLHGGNILDTGGGDQNSKQADVNTISSAFDTVMRVHYPAALGRIAIRLVPCPAICAEAFSLVSNLSPYSYDEGCLSSSQDHIPLAALPLLATCAPQYQEAVATVIIRANQVYTDFIKSLDGAAFSGQVCLIGDCVGGILGFDALCSSNQTVNESQNSSRRGSLVSVQDQDLLSPGIIINSGHGLASPTLEGSRHLSRSNIDIPRSSAPDDTKKQLPRKRSDSSTYELDTIKQHQAFLSSLHSSVLRNDPTSRRSSSSTMLDGGSLGKFDFEVSDFFLFGSPLGLVLALRKTVIPVLDVAQLRPACQQVYNLFHPADPSASRLEPLLERKFHLLPPFNVPRYQRFPLGDGNSALLADVVQSHGGVFMDSSYPSSPVTGPHCRGVRRASEVSIASQVSGMADSYTATNIANTQSCQINQSKKLSLLSQLALSSQNKFFPRSPPNSCRKAETGQIPGSPETNLVTELESDADASEGLSPTDQFQRCLSAGLDFAISDLVSLDSQAEVEQVAARWWGTKRMDFALYCPDALTAFPTVALPHLFHASYWESTDVVSFLLRQVMRHENSSILELDGKEVSEFTPSKPREKWLRKRTHVKIRNVTANHRVNDAVFTEDCQQVVTGRFMYGPLDMVTLTGEKVDLHIMTQPPSGEWVYFDTEVTNSSGRVSFVIPESKRLGIGVYPVKMVVRGDHTFADSYLTVLPRGTEFVVFSIDGSFAASVSIMGSDPKVRAGAVDVVRHWQDLGYLIIYVTGRPDMQKQRVVAWLSQHNFPHGIVSFCDGLVHDPLRHKANFLKSLTEAHMKIFAGYGSTKDISVYTSIGLSPSQIYIVGRPSKKMQHQCQFITEGYAAHLSQLEYNHRSRPAKTSSARMVLRKGSFGLGANSDFLRKRNHLLRTISSQPAPSSPTGSGHSKPERTQSQSDSERLERERLERAHSQGHGPGPAQRSMSITASCWGRSSSTKLEPGLFSPK, encoded by the exons ATACACCTGTCCCTTTGTCGAGAAGTTCTCCATTGATATTGAGACGTACTACAAGCCTGACACAGGCAACCAGGCAGATGTGTTCAACATGTCTGCagcagagaagagacagaggactATTG CAGACCCTATCGACATTGTGACAGATCCTATCCCCCCCCATGAGTACAAAGCGGAAGAGGACCCGCGGCTCTACAAGTCAGTCAAGACGCAGAGGGGTCCTTTGCGGGACGACTGGATCGAAGAGTACAACAATAACCCAGGGAAGACCCCCATCATGTGTGCCTACAAACTGTGTAAGGTGGAGTTCCGCTACTGGGGGATGCAGTCTAAGATCGAGCGCTTCATCCACGATGTCG GACTGAGGAAGGTGATGGTGCGTGCCCACCGGCAGGCCTGGTGCTGGCAGGACGAATGGTACGGTCTGACCATCGAGGACATCAggcagctggagctggagacCCAGCTGGCCTTGGCAAGGAAGATGGCCCAGTTCAGCCAGGCAGAGGAGGCTACCGAGGCCAGCGTGGGCGCCCCATCACCAGACAAAGACCAGGAGGTCCAGGAGGCGATCAGCTCCATCGAAGCTGAGGAGGTGGTTGTCAGCACAGGAGGAGAGACTCTCCAGGCACGAGGTGTGCTCACCAAGCAGTGGTCCACCTCCTCCCGATCCTCCCGCTCTTCtaagagaggag tgagcCCGTCGAGTCACAGCATCTCTGAGTGGAGGATGCAGAGCATAGCTCGAGACTCGGACGACAGCTCGGACGAGGAGTTTTTCGACGCTCATG AGGACTTCTCAGACAACGAAGAAGTCTTCCCGAAGGAGATCGCCAAGTGGAACTCCAATGATCTCATGGACAAGATTGAAGCTGCAGACACAGAGGGAACTCCTG gtgagctGTACAAGGAAATGACAGTGGACTATGAAAGAGCAGCCAGTGAGGAAAGACTGGACGAG GACAGCTCCTCCCAGCAGTGTCTGCAGCCTTCCAAGATCCACGTGCTGATCTTGGTCCTGCATGGAGGGAACATCCTGGACACAGGCGGAGGAGACCAGAACAGCAAGCAGGCTGACGTCAACACAATCAGTTCTGCATTTGACACAGTCATGCGTGTTCACTACCCTGCTGCGCTGGGACGCATTGCTATCCGCTTGGTGCCCTGCCCTGCCATCTGCGCCGAGGCCTTCTCCCTGGTGTCCAA CCTGAGCCCGTACAGTTACGATGAGGGCTGTTTGTCCAGTAGCCAGGACCACATCCCTCtggcagctctgcctctgctggCCACCTGCGCCCCGCAGTACCAGGAGGCCGTTGCTACTGTCATCATCCGAGCCAACCAGGTGTACACAGACTTCATAAAGTCTCTGGACGGGGCAGCCTTCTCGGGCCAG GTGTGCCTCATCGGAGACTGTGTGGGAGGAATACTGGGGTTTGATGCATTGTGCAGCAGCAACCAGACAGTAAATGAAAGCCAGAACAGCAGCCGCAGGGGCAGTCTTGTGAGTGTGCAG GACCAGGATCTTCTCTCTCCAGGGATCATCATCAACAGCGGGCACGGATTGGCCTCTCCGACCTTGGAGGGCAGCCGCCACCTTAGCCGCAGCAACATCGACATCCCTCGCTCCAGTGCACCTGACGACACTAAGAAGCAGCTACCACGCAAGAGAAGCGACTCCTCGACCTATGAACTAGACACCATAAAACAACACCAGGCCTtcctgtccag CTTACACTCCAGTGTCTTGCGGAACGATCCGACCTCGCGgcggtccagcagcagcaccatgctggacGGAGGCTCCCTAGGGAAGTTTGACTTTGAAGTGTCCGACTTCTTCCTGTTCGGCTCTCCCCTGGGTTTGGTACTCGCCCTGAGGAAGACTGTCATTCCTGTGTTGGACG TGGCCCAGCTGCGACCAGCCTGCCAGCAGGTCTACAACCTGTTCCACCCCGCCGACCCCTCAGCTTCTCGTCTGGAGCCGCTCCTGGAGAGAAAGTTTCACCTCCTGCCGCCTTTCAACGTACCACGCTACCAACGCTTTCCCCTGGGAGACGGCAACTCAGCTCTATTGG CGGATGTTGTTCAGTCTCATGGTGGTGTCTTCATGGACAGTTCGTACCCCTCCTCCCCTGTAACGGGCCCCCACTGCCGGGGCGTACGGAGGGCCAGTGAGGTCAGCATTGCCAGCCAGGTCTCAGGAATGGCAGACAGTTACACTGCCACCAACATAGCCAACA CGCAATCATGCCAAATTAACCAATCCAAAAAGCTCAGCCTTTTGTCCCAACTGGCCTTGTCGTCACAAAACAAATTCTTCCCGAGAAGTCCTCCTAATTCCTGTAGGAAAGCAGAGACTGGCCAGATCCCTGGATCTCCAGAGACAAATCTAGTGACAGAGCTGGAGTCTGACGCAGATGCTAGTGAAGGTCTAAGTCCCACTGACCAGTTTCAGAGGTGCCTGTCAGCTGGCCTGGACTTTGCTATATCTGACCTGGTCTCATTGGACTCCCAGGCTGAAGTGGAGCAAG TTGCAGCACGTTGGTGGGGAACCAAGCGGATGGACTTTGCCCTGTACTGCCCTGATGCTCTGACTGCTTTCCCCACCGTGGCTTTACCACACCTCTTCCATGCATCTTACTGGGAGTCCACTGACGTTGTGTCCTTTCTCTTGAGACAG GTCATGAGGCATGAAAACTCCAGCATCCTTGAACTAGATGGAAAAGAGGTGTCAGAATTCACCCCTTCCAAACCTCGAGAGAAGTGGCTCCGGAAGAGGACCCACGTGAAGATCAGG AATGTGACAGCCAACCACCGTGTGAATGACGCCGTGTTCACCGAAGACTGCCAGCAGGTTGTGACCGGTCGCTTCATGTACGGCCCTCTGGacatggtcactctgactgggGAGAAG GTCGACCTCCACATCATGACCCAGCCTCCATCAGGAGAATGGGTGTACTTTGACACCGAGGTGACCAACAGTAGTGGCCGAGTGTCTTTTGTTATCCCGGAGAGCAAGCGCCTGGGCATCGGTGTCTATCCTGTTAAAATGGTTGTCAG GGGAGACCACACATTTGCAGACAGCTATTTAACAGTTCTGCCCcgtggaactgagtttgtggtGTTCAGCATAGACGGCTCATTTGCTGCCAGTGTGTCCATCATGGGCAGTGACCCTAAAGTGCGGGCGGGAGCCGTGGATGTAGTCAG GCACTGGCAGGATTTGGGCTATCTGATCATTTATGTGACGGGACGTCCAGACATGCAGAAGCAGCGCGTGGTGGCCTGGTTGTCTCAGCACAACTTCCCTCATGGTATCGTGTCCTTCTGCGACGGCCTGGTCCACGACCCGCTCCGACACAAGGCCAACTTCCTCAAGTCCCTGACTGAG GCTCACATGAAGATTTTTGCTGGCTACGGCTCAACCAAAGACATCTCAGTCTACACCTCCATCGGCCTCTCGCCCTCCCAAATATACATCGTTGGTCGACCCTCCAAGAAGATGCAGCATCAGTGCCAG TTTATCACAGAGGGCTATGCAGCCCACCTGTCCCAGCTGGAGTACAACCACCGCTCCCGGCCCGCCAAGACCAGCAGTGCCCGCATGGTGCTACGTAAAGGCAGCTTTGGCTTGGGCGCCAACAGCGACTTCTTGAGGAAGCGAAACCACCTGTTGCGCACCATCTCCTCCCAGCCGGCCCCCAGCTCCCCAACAGGCAGCGGCCACAGCAAACCGGAGCGCACGCAGAGCCAGTCAGACAGTGAGCGGCTGGAGCGGGAGCGGCTGGAGCGCGCTCACAGCCAGGGTCACGGCCCGGGACCGGCCCAGCGCAGCATGAGCATCACGGCCAGCTGCTGGggccgcagcagcagcacgaAGCTAGAACCAGGCCTTTTCAGCCCCAAATGA